Part of the Mycolicibacterium mageritense genome is shown below.
TGAAGATCTGGACGACGACGACATCGCGGGAGCGGTCGAAATCCAGCCCGGCGTCCAAGGCGATGATCTCGTCTGCGGCGTGGGTGGTGATGACCTGGAATCGGTCGCGCTCGGGGATTCCGAGGACCGTGACCACGCCACGATGGATGGCATCGGCGATGTCGCGGATGTGGTCGCGCTCGTGATGGTTCAGCAGATCGATGCGGACCAGTGGCATGTCACTCTCGCTTTCTGACGGGTTTCGTCGGCACCCACATCAACAGGACACGCGGTCGGGCGCCGATGTTCCCGCGGTGTCGGTGGCGGCCCACGCGCGGACGACCACCGGGCTCGCCGGACCGCGCCGCAGCAGCCCGATGAACACCGCCGCAGTCACCGCAGTGACCGCGATCGGGTAGATCAGGCCCGCCATGTCGCTGCCGAGAGTGGCGTTGAGGGACAGCGCGATGAGTGGGGTGAATCCGCCGAACACACCGGTGCCCACGTGGTAGGCCAGCGACAGCCCGGTGTATCGGATCTGGGGTGGGAAGAGCTCTGTGAGGAATGCCGCCACCGGTCCGTAGATCGCCGCCACGAGAACGACCTGCAGCGTCAGTGCCACGATCATCTGCCCGACGTGCCCGTGCACTGCCGCGTGCCGTACCCAGGCGAACAGCGGATAGCAGCCGGCCGCCGAGCAGAGCAAGCCCGTCACGATCACCGGCACGCGACCGATCTGGTCGGACAGCCG
Proteins encoded:
- a CDS encoding tautomerase family protein, with product MPLVRIDLLNHHERDHIRDIADAIHRGVVTVLGIPERDRFQVITTHAADEIIALDAGLDFDRSRDVVVVQIFTQRGRSIETKERLFAELAAQLQTVGVRGNDMFVGLVENGPEDWSFGFGKAQYLTGELAVPEPN